The following nucleotide sequence is from Paenibacillus andongensis.
ATTACATGATACGTAGAACCACAGGATTTACAAATTCTTCGGCCAGTTAGTCTTGCAAGCAAGAAACTGCGATCAACGGAAAGATTGATAACAACTTCAATCTTCTTACCTAATGAATCGACGATTTCAGACAACGCATCTGCTTGAGCAACAGTTCTAGGGAACCCGTCAAGCAAAAACCCTTTATCGCAATCCGGTTGGGCAAGACGCTCTCTCACAATACCGTTCGTGATTTCATCAGGAACTAGAAGTCCCTTATCCACATAACCTTTTGCTTCAACACCAAGTGGTGTTCCTTGGCTCATCGCCAAGCGAAAAGCATCTCCAGTTGAAATATGAGGAATTTGAAATTCGTTTACGATTTTTTCAGCTTGCGTACCTTTGCCTGCACCAGGAGGCCCCATAAAAATTACGTTCACATTTAAAACCTCCCATCGCACTCGGCATTACGAACAGCACAATAGGTGCCGATGTCGCAGATATTGCCCCATCAGAACCTATTAGCTATTTATTGATAAATCCTTTGTAATGACGCTTAATCAATTGGCTCTCGATTTGTTTCATCGTCTCAAGACCAACGCCTACTACGATAAGTAAAGATGTACCACCAATCCGAACCGAACTAGGCAAACCGGCAAGTCCTCCAAATAGCATTGGAAGAATCGAGATCGCTGAGAGAAACAAAGCTCCAGAAAGAGTAATTCTAGTCATTACGCGAGTCAGATAAGTCGATGTTGTCTTACCGGGTCTAATACCTGGTATGTAGCCACCATTTTTCTTCATCTGGTCAGCCATTTGAACTGGATTAATTTGTACGAAGGTATAAAAGTATGTGAATCCAATAATCAGCAGTACATAGAGTACAATCGCTAGTGGTGCAGTCTGGTTAATACTTAAATTGTTAATTATCCATTCTGCAACAACATTTCCTCTCCAGTAACTTGCAATGGTAGGAGGGAACATTAATAACGAAAGTGCAAAGATTACAGGGATTACACCAGCCGCATTCACTTTAAGAGGAATGTGAGTGGTTTGACCACCATACATTTTACGACCAACTACCCGTTTCGCATATTGTACAGGTATCTTACGGATACCTTGCTGCACGAATATGACCCCGGCAATAATCAGTATAACAACCAAAGCAATAATGATCAGTTTCACGATATTCAGGAACAAAGCTCCTTCGGTCGCAAAAAGTGTTTTGTAAATTTGCTGTATGCTTGTAGGAATCGCCGCGACGATACCTGCAAAGATGATAATGGAAATACCGTTTCCAATCCCATATTCCGTGATTTGCTCACCGAGCCACATCAAGAAAGCTGTACCAGCCGTCAGTACGAGAGCGATTAAAGCAAAAGTTGTGACACCTGGATCAATCACGAGTCCGCTATACAAACGGTTAAACCCTATTGAAAGTCCAAAGGCTTGAATCACACCTAGAATAATCGTACCGTAACGAGTAACTTGTGTCATTTTCTTTCTTCCAACATCGCCTTCTTTTGCCCATTGCGCAAAGCGTGGAATAACATCCATGGACAAAAGCTGAACAATGATAGAAGCCGTGATGTAAGGCGTAATCCCCATCGCGAAGAGGGAGAATTGGAAGAGCGCACCGCCAGAAAACGTGTTAAGCAAACCAAAGACATCACTTTGATTCGCTTGGTCTTGAAGTTTCAGAACATCCGTATTAATGTTAGGTACCGGAATAAAGGCACCTAAGCGGTAGACGATTAGCAAGATGAGCGTAAATAAAATTCTTCTGCGTAAATCTTCTACTTTGAAGATGTTGGCTATGGTATTGAACATTAAATCACCTCGGTTTGACCGCCGGCAGCTTGGATTTTCTCAATCGCTGATTGAGAGAACTTATTCGCTTTAACGGTTAATTTTACTGTGATTTCACCGTTTCCTAAAATTTTGATACCATCTTTAGGAGCTTTA
It contains:
- a CDS encoding adenylate kinase, whose protein sequence is MNVIFMGPPGAGKGTQAEKIVNEFQIPHISTGDAFRLAMSQGTPLGVEAKGYVDKGLLVPDEITNGIVRERLAQPDCDKGFLLDGFPRTVAQADALSEIVDSLGKKIEVVINLSVDRSFLLARLTGRRICKSCGSTYHVIFNPPKQEGVCDKCSGELYQRSDDTEEKVGTRLDEYINKTAPLLDYYQKRELLREVNGEQDIHAVTEQISSLLRGLA
- the secY gene encoding preprotein translocase subunit SecY, giving the protein MFNTIANIFKVEDLRRRILFTLILLIVYRLGAFIPVPNINTDVLKLQDQANQSDVFGLLNTFSGGALFQFSLFAMGITPYITASIIVQLLSMDVIPRFAQWAKEGDVGRKKMTQVTRYGTIILGVIQAFGLSIGFNRLYSGLVIDPGVTTFALIALVLTAGTAFLMWLGEQITEYGIGNGISIIIFAGIVAAIPTSIQQIYKTLFATEGALFLNIVKLIIIALVVILIIAGVIFVQQGIRKIPVQYAKRVVGRKMYGGQTTHIPLKVNAAGVIPVIFALSLLMFPPTIASYWRGNVVAEWIINNLSINQTAPLAIVLYVLLIIGFTYFYTFVQINPVQMADQMKKNGGYIPGIRPGKTTSTYLTRVMTRITLSGALFLSAISILPMLFGGLAGLPSSVRIGGTSLLIVVGVGLETMKQIESQLIKRHYKGFINK